A genomic region of Brienomyrus brachyistius isolate T26 unplaced genomic scaffold, BBRACH_0.4 scaffold246, whole genome shotgun sequence contains the following coding sequences:
- the LOC125728334 gene encoding uncharacterized protein LOC125728334: MLASGILREAPEATCNTPIFPVQKGHTGKWRMVQDLRPVNNIVQHAAPDVPNPHLLLNSLTPDKSYFSVVDLSNAFFSVPLHPDSQHLFGFTYKGKKYTYTRLPQGFSESPHVYTMALRYSMSTCEIPSHSQVLLYVDDILIAADSEQHCKETTLTVLQHLYNTGHKASKQKLQYCKKTVVYLGHNLSQKGRSLLEIRKQAIQEAPKPQTKQQMMSFLGLCNYCREWLPDYAFLVQPLQNLIYGKEMTLKDKIQWTEDGENVFTNLKRMLQTNVTLALPDYQQPFTLCVDANQGYMKAVLTQPFGAKERPLAFYSKRLDAVAAGFPQCLQACAAAAEAVKVSAELVLCHPLILKVPHSVSLILLQTPLPFLTHTRHLTLVSLLLSQPNIELQRCGLLNPSTLLPTAEDGEPHSCKATIEEQTKPRADILQTFIPGSEVVYVDGSASKNDMGKNKVGYAVVTSTEVLEANALPSTCSAQAAELYAVIRACELFKNKSLTIYTDSQYVFAAVHHHARVWKNRGFRTSQGTSLTHTNLLLRLLDVVHLPTHFALCKCKAHQTDDSAETAGNSFADKTAKEAALKQPTLSVADILFIDSDVLCDAQIHAPKIEVQSWIKRGAIQREKVYYMNDKPILPKNLYKTAALVSHGNTHVSTGGMVHIIQQYFYAINFSDYAKQFCRTCLICCKHNAQGNIRPKRGQFPTAEYPFQVVHMDFIELSWSQGKKYCLVIIDTFSKWVEIYPVKHCDAMTVAKCLVSHYFPTYGIPHIIRSDNGTHFVNQTMSLCSQALGFTLKNHCAYHPQSAGLVERTNGTIKTRLKKTMEETKRPWPECLSLVKLWMRITPTPAGLTPFEIVYGRPFPLATEMSDIGKADRENTLADWMRKLLTSQQKHSPSSLPVNSVSTQQDNLQPGDWVLVKVLLRKDWSTPRWDGPYQVLLTTPTAVKIAERPSWIHKSHCKPIKPLSEASATE, from the coding sequence atgttagcatcaggaatattgcgagaggctcctgaagccacttgcaacactcctatctttccagtccagaagggacatacagggaaatggcgcatggtgcaggatttaagaccggttaataacatagtgcaacatgcagcaccagacgtgcctaacccacacttattgctcaactcattgactcctgataaaagctacttctcagtagtggatcttagtaatgcatttttctcagtaccattgcaccctgattctcaacatttatttggatttacctataaagggaaaaaatatacatatactagactccctcagggattttctgaaagtccacatgtatataccatggcccttagatactctatgagtacctgtgaaattccatcacatagtcaggtattactatacgtggatgatatcttaatagcagcagattcagaacaacattgcaaagaaactaccctaactgtgcttcagcacttatacaatactggacataaagcttctaaacagaagttgcagtattgcaaaaagacagttgtctatttagggcataacctttcacaaaaaggtcgctcgttgctagagataaggaaacaagctatacaggaagcacctaaaccacagactaaacaacagatgatgtcctttttagggctctgcaattattgtagagaatggttaccagattatgcttttctagttcaacctttgcaaaatttaatatacgggaaggagatgactctaaaggacaaaatacaatggactgaggacggagaaaatgtttttacaaatttaaaaagaatgttgcaaaccaatgtgacccttgctctaccagattatcaacaaccattcaccctatgtgtagatgctaatcaaggttatatgaaagcagtattaacacagccattcggagcaaaagagagaccgttagcattctattcaaaacgattagatgcagtagcagctggttttccacagtgtttacaggcatgtgcagctgctgcagaagcagtaaaggtatcagcagaattggtactttgtcaccccctcatacttaaagttcctcattcggtgtctttaatcttgttgcagacaccgcttccattcttaacacatacaagacatcttaccttagtgtcacttttgctctcacaacctaacattgaacttcagcggtgtggcctattgaaccctagtacgctcctccccaccgcagaggatggggagccacattcttgcaaagcaacaatagaagaacaaacaaaaccaagagcagatattctgcaaacttttataccaggatcagaagttgtttatgtagatggctcggcatcaaaaaatgatatgggaaaaaataaagttgggtatgctgtagttacatctactgaagtgttagaagccaatgcactcccttctacttgttcagcacaagcggctgaactttatgctgtgatcagggcatgtgaactgttcaagaacaagtcacttactatctacactgatagtcaatatgtgtttgcagctgtccatcaccatgcaagagtctggaaaaatagaggttttagaacatcacagggcacatctcttactcatacaaatttgctacttagattattagacgttgtgcatttaccgactcactttgcactgtgcaaatgcaaagcacaccagactgatgactctgcagaaaccgcaggaaatagttttgcagataaaaccgccaaagaagcggcactgaaacaacctaccttatcagtggcagacattctttttatagatagcgatgtgctatgtgatgcacagattcatgctcctaaaatagaagtacaaagttggatcaaaagaggagcaatacaacgagagaaagtttactatatgaatgacaagcccatcctaccaaaaaatttatacaaaacagctgctttggtgagccatggaaatactcatgtctcaacaggagggatggtacatatcatacaacaatatttctatgctataaatttttctgattatgcaaaacaattttgtaggacatgcttaatttgttgtaaacacaatgcacaaggaaacatcagaccaaaacgtggccagttccccacagctgagtatccatttcaagttgtacatatggattttattgaattatcttggtcacaaggaaagaaatactgtctagttattatagacaccttttctaagtgggtagaaatataccctgtaaagcattgtgatgcaatgaccgttgcaaaatgtttggtaagccattatttccctacctatggcatacctcatattataagatcagacaatgggactcattttgtaaatcagactatgtccctttgctcacaagcattaggttttacgcttaagaatcattgtgcgtatcacccccagagcgcaggcttagtggaaaggaccaacggcactattaaaacaaggctaaaaaagacaatggaagagacaaaaaggccgtggccagaatgtttgtctctagtaaaattatggatgagaataactcccactcctgcaggattaacaccttttgaaatagtgtatggtagaccgtttcccttagcaaccgaaatgagtgatataggaaaagcagacagagaaaatacgctggctgattggatgcgtaaactactaacatcacaacaaaaacatagccccagtagtctgccggtaaattctgtttctactcaacaggataacttgcagccgggagattgggtcctggtcaaggtcctgttgcggaaagattggagcacacctcggtgggacggtccttatcaagtcctccttacaacaccaacagcagtaaagatcgcagaacgaccttcctggatacacaaaagtcactgtaaacccatcaagcccttatcagaggcctcagcgacagagtag